The following proteins are co-located in the Telopea speciosissima isolate NSW1024214 ecotype Mountain lineage chromosome 9, Tspe_v1, whole genome shotgun sequence genome:
- the LOC122638602 gene encoding dihydroflavonol 4-reductase: MEEGGDHEQQQQVIQVQAHREDGAPTTFCVTGATGYVGSWLVKSLLQRGYFVHATVRDPEKVSPLLSCWNGGDRLKVFRADLQEEGSFNEAVQGCHGVFHVAASMEFGVPAANENVESYVETKILKPAIKGTINLLQACSRTKSVKRVIFTSSISTITAKENAGRWKSKVDESCQSSVDQVWNMKATGWVYVLSKLLSEEAAFKFAKEKGIDLVSILPTTVAGPFFTSTVPASVQVLLSPITGDPVLYPILSAVHTRLGSISVIHIEDICNAHIFLMEQPAANGRYICSAHSCVMSELVDLLALECPWLNISRSCEVDNGLIPSEISSKKLTGLGFDNKHSLEEIIQHSVTSCVQYGFISRPDHNNGCP; encoded by the exons ATGGAAGAAGGTGGCGATcatgagcagcagcagcaggttaTTCAGGTTCAGGCTCATAGAGAAGATGGGGCTCCGACGACCTTCTGCGTTACCGGGGCAACCGGTTACGTCGGATCATGGCTGGTTAAGTCTCTCCTTCAAAGAGGCTACTTCGTCCATGCCACTGTTCGAGAtccag AAAAAGTTTCTCCTCTCTTGTCATGTTGGAATGGTGGTGACCGGTTGAAAGTGTTCAGAGCTGATCTTCAAGAAGAAGGTAGCTTCAATGAAGCTGTACAGGGCTGCCATGGTGTAttccatgtggcagcctctatGGAATTCGGGGTGCCAGCAGCCAATGAGAATGTTG AGAGTTATGTTGAAACGAAGATACTCAAACCTGCAATCAAAGGAACCATAAACCTTCTTCAAGCATGCTCAAGGACAAAATCTGTGAAAAGGGTAATTTTCACCTCCTCCATCAGTACTATCACTGCCAAAGAAAATGCTGGGAGATGGAAATCAAAAGTGGATGAATCTTGCCAGAGCTCTGTCGATCAGGTCTGGAATATGAAGGCTACTGGATGG GTCTATGTCCTCTCAAAGCTTCTATCAGAGGAAGCAGCATTCAAATTTGCGAAAGAAAAGGGTATTGATCTTGTATCAATATTACCAACCACAGTGGCTGGTCCATTCTTCACTTCAACTGTTCCTGCAAGTGTTCAAGTTCTCTTGTCACCTATCACAG GTGACCCTGTTCTATACCCAATATTATCTGCAGTTCATACTAGATTGGGGTCTATCTCTGTTATTCATATTGAAGATATATGCAATGCCCACATATTCCTGATGGAGCAACCTGCAGCAAATGGACGATATATTTGCTCTGCACACAGTTGTGTTATGTCCGAATTGGTAGACCTTCTTGCTCTGGAGTGCCCTTGGTTAAATATATCAAG GTCTTGTGAGGTAGATAATGGTTTGATCCCTTCAGAGATTTCTTCCAAGAAGTTAACAGGTTTGGGTTTTGATAACAAGCACAGTCTAGAAGAGATAATCCAGCATAGTGTAACTAGTTGTGTACAGTATGGGTTTATAAGTCGACCTGACCATAATAATGGTTGTCCTTAA
- the LOC122639738 gene encoding anthocyanidin reductase ((2S)-flavan-3-ol-forming)-like: MAKKMACVTGGTGYAASQLIKCLLEKGYAVNTTVRDPDNQKKVSHLLELQSSGELKLFQADLTDEGSFDAAFAGCDLVFHLATPVHFASQDPENDMIKPAIQGALNVLKACVKSKTVKRVVMTSSAAAVSINNSTGTGLVMDEQCWTDVDFLASEKPPTWGYPASKTLAEKAAWKFAEENKIDLVTVIPCLMAGPAITPDVPSSICLAMSLLTGDEFLINGMKGMQMLSGSISITHVEDVVRAHVFVAEKESASGRYNCCGVNTCVTELAKFLSKRYPQYKVPTDFGEFPTKAKLIISSDKLVKEGFSFKYGIEEIYDQSLEYFKAKGLLQ, encoded by the exons ATGGCAAAGAAGATGGCTTGTGTGACTGGAGGCACTGGTTATGCAGCCTCACAGCTCATCAAATGCTTGCTTGAGAAAGGCTATGCCGTCAACACTACTGTCAGAGATCCTG acaatcaaaagaaggtctCTCACCTGCTGGAGCTACAAAGTTCTGGTGAACTAAAACTGTTTCAAGCTGATCTGACTGATGAAGGGAGTTTTGATGCTGCTTTCGCTGGTTGTGACCTTGTCTTCCACTTGGCGACCCCAGTACACTTTGCTTCTCAAGACCCAGAG AATGACATGATCAAGCCAGCAATTCAAGGGGCACTAAATGTTCTGAAAGCTTGCGTGAAATCAAAGACAGTAAAGCGTGTGGTCATGACATCCTCTGCAGCTGCGGTATCCATAAACAATTCCACTGGAACAGGTTTAGTCATGGACGAGCAATGCTGGACTGATGTTGATTTCTTGGCTTCTGAGAAACCACCCACTTGG GGATATCCAGCGTCCAAGACATTAGCAGAGAAGGCAGCATGGAAATTTGCAGAGGAGAACAAAATCGACCTCGTCACTGTTATTCCTTGTCTCATGGCTGGTCCCGCTATAACTCCTGATGTTCCCAGCAGCATCTGTCTCGCCATGTCCCTGCTCACAG GGGATGAATTCCTGATCAACGGAATGAAAGGCATGCAAATGCTGTCTGGTTCGATCTCAATAACACATGTGGAAGATGTTGTTCGAGCTCATGTATTTGTAGCTGAGAAGGAATCGGCTTCTGGTCGATACAACTGCTGCGGTGTCAACACCTGCGTAACTGAGCTCGCCAAGTTCCTCAGCAAAAGATACCCTCAATACAAAGTCCCCACTGA TTTTGGAGAATTCCCCACCAAGGCCAAGTTGATCATATCCTCTGATAAGCTTGTTAAAGAAGGGTTCAGCTTCAAGTATGGCATCGAAGAAATATATGACCAGTCACTTGAGTATTTCAAGGCTAAGGGACTGTTGCAGTGA